The following DNA comes from Brachionichthys hirsutus isolate HB-005 unplaced genomic scaffold, CSIRO-AGI_Bhir_v1 contig_750, whole genome shotgun sequence.
ttgttgttaaaGTGTAACGTTGGTGTGCGCGACGCGACATGAAGGTATCGACGAGTCCAAAAAGGCTGTGGCTCGATGTATTGCTCGGGTTGTTCTGCAGCGCCTATTCACGGGCGCGATCCCGCTGGTCCACCGTTCCGCCGGGTGGACCACGGCATCTTAAGACCTGCTACGACTCCTCCCCTGACGAGGCGACGTggtggtccccggtccccgaggCGCACCACGTCGAGCGCGGACGCCCGATCGGAATGATCGTCATAGCCCGCTGCAGCGCAGGCCCTGAGCTCAAGCGATCCGACAGCCGGCCCGCCTCCCGGTATAGGCTTGGCTGGGATTACAGGCGCGCGCCACCGCGCCCGGCAGCTCTCGCGAGGACCCAGGAGCCTTTTATCTTTCACTAGAATGGCGTCATATATGAGCtcatcggcatttttcaggagtccatcctgacctcaattttgaaGCTAgggacttcaaatttggtgtgcacactcacagttcattctagtttcatatatgttactgttgtagttgtagcttttcctgttccggagcagcaagctagcgcaggtttggcccctctgatccggaagccctgtttactgtctcacaagatcgaatagtctattggaggcgagggtctgcaatctctgattgtctcttgtttaatTAGTGAAGTGAAATGACCCCATACCAGCTGAGTTCTATCATGACAAGAAACACAGTGAATAAAAGTTTATATCCTTCTACGGTCACAACATGAGGAATCGAATCCCTAACATTTCAGCATCTTGCGAGTGGAGCAGTTAAATGTATGCGTTCTAAATATTAATTGTAAAATCTGTGAACTTCGccttttattcatgcattatttaaagatgtATGTGAAAAGATCTCACTAAACaaaagtctttaaataaaaaacatgtctttatttgaggGTGGTTACCAGGCAAGAAGACAGCCAGTGCCTAGAGCCTCCAAacgatgaataatgaataagttGAGCTGCAGCCTTTGAGGAATCCAGTGGTGAGCCTGTCTTTTCCACATCAACCTGTATTCTCCCTTTTACAGGTAGTCCAGGTTGAATATTTCCACAGCTTTCACCTCTTTGGTTATAAACACCTCAACTAAACTATATTCACCTCCAGAAGACCAAGGACCCTGACGCTGAGGGAACACTGAGTTCTGCTGCTaaacctgagaaaaacaaaatcaacaacatcaaatgcttttcctcttattttcatGGATTGCAACAATAAATTGTAGGATTTCTAACACATGCTGTCATTATGGCATGATTTGAATTAATACCACCTTAATTGATGATGTAGTATTAATACAGAATTTACCTCGGTTTCAATCTACTGCTAATTAACTTAGTGGCCCCTAACATtctcaatgattaaaatgagacaaaacaaaggaggatgTCGTGTTTAATATCGgggataacaaaaataaataaagaaatgacacTTCTatacagtaaaatatttttaataccGGTAATGTTTTAAATGGAACAAACAATCAAAAGTCACAGTTTGGTGTAGCATTTGGTGTGGTGTAGTTTATGGTTTCTTTCACTGTTTTGAACAGGAGCTGGAGCAACAGGAGCTTCCACTCTTTCTCAGTCTGGGACAGTGTGAGTTTCAGTGAACGTGTCCCATTACAAAGACGACATCCTCCTGTGTAGCACGTCTGCAAAGCTCCAAGGAGACAAGGGACTGAAGGGCACAGTGCTCCCATCTCAGGCTGAAGCCCCAAGGTAAGCCAAATAGATTCCCCTCTAATGTTTGTGTCCTGTTCATTTTACTATTTAAAATCATTCAATCAGATTAGACAATGCTGAAAATTCCAAATATCATTTGTGCCTTTGTTCTCCTAGACCTTTCTATTATGAATTATTTCATACGATATACGTATTTATAACAAGTACATTGGCTGACAATacaaaataccttttttttacaAGGTGTTTTAATTGTGTTGTAGATTTTACACATTAATACAATAAAACGTGTAAGTAGATTTtaattaatgataataatttcatgacatgacatgaaagATGAGTAGCTGGTTATACACGTTTACTTTTTACATTACATAGTAGTATTATGAATCTAATGAAGCTAATCACATCTCCTCAAGCTGGTTTGGCAAGAGCATGACGTCCAAATCCGAAAATCCCCCCCCGTACGAGGATGCACTGCACCACCCTAAATACATCAACAGCCCCCACCATCTGCAAAATGGATCTCCCCTTCCACCGCCTCCGTCTTACAGCCCCAGTCCTGCCGTGGGCCCTGGTCTGCCTGGCTTCTGGGGCCAGGAGGGTGTCTACCCACAAGCTGGGGTTCTCGCCACTGTACCCACTCTGTCTGCTGGAGTGCCTACATCCAATCCAGGTTCTGATGAAGTGATTCACCATATAAACATATCCTGGGCTCCATTTAATGCAGATATGGACTGTAATTCCTTGCTACTCCTGATTCTGCAGGGGACACGGATGATTTTATGAACACCCAGTGGGAAAGCACATCTGTTCGGCATGGCTTCATCAGAAAGGCATGTTTTCTATCCATTCTGTCACACACGATTTTATGCTGTTGACAGTTCTGATGATAATCCTCTTATATGTCCTCCTATATAACCACAGAAATGTTTTCCACTTGCTCTTAAAGGctttattttgtgtctgtggGCAGGTTTACTTAATTTTAGCAGCACAACTTGCCGTCACCTTTTCAGTTGTTGCCGTCTTTACGTTTGTGTAAGTCCTGCTGTCCATGCCATCATGATATTCTGTCTCACTGCTTTACGCACTTGATGGATGGAGAGGAACAGTTTTGTGAATTCTTATGTCTGTGCTTTAATTTGCAGTGACCCAGTGAGGCTGTTTGTCATTAAATACCCCGGCATCTACTGGGCATCTTTGTAAGTTCCACCtcagaaacaaattaataaatagaacatttgaaaagaaacTCCCATGAATCAATTATGGTATTAGTGCTGCTATTTCCATAAGAATAATAGCTAAGTTAAGTACAATAATAAATGATAGCCATTCGTCTCTCCATAGTGCGGTTTATTTTGTGGTTTACTGCGTCCTTGTTTGCTGCAAAGAACTGAGGTAAGCAAGGCCTCGGCCTGCGTTCGTTTTC
Coding sequences within:
- the LOC137915872 gene encoding protein lifeguard 3-like; the encoded protein is MTSKSENPPPYEDALHHPKYINSPHHLQNGSPLPPPPSYSPSPAVGPGLPGFWGQEGVYPQAGVLATVPTLSAGVPTSNPGDTDDFMNTQWESTSVRHGFIRKVYLILAAQLAVTFSVVAVFTFVDPVRLFVIKYPGIYWASFAVYFVVYCVLVCCKELRRRFPCNLVLLGVFTLALSYMCGAVSSYCQTKAVFIAMGITAVVCITVTIFCFQTKVDFTSCGGFLSIAGILLVIIGIVTAVVLSYRYVPWLHMLYAAIGALVYTLFLVYNTQLLIGKGELAISPEEYIYGALSLYSDVIQVFLFILQASGAD